Genomic window (Alligator mississippiensis isolate rAllMis1 chromosome 7, rAllMis1, whole genome shotgun sequence):
GAGCTGTGCACAGGCTCGTATACTGGGCAGTTAAACCACCTTTCATGTGTAACATGAGCCTGCACCAGAGCACGCCAACATTTAAATCGCGGTTGTGAAGTGGGAGGAGGCAGCCAGGCGTGCTGGGAGAATAATGCAGTTGGAAACATGCAAAAAAGCCAAACTCGACTGTGGTTGAGTGTTTACCTGTGCATTACTGGTGGGTGCCATTGCACGCTCTTCAGCGACGTGCGTCTGGTGTGGCTGAGCTGCTGGAAACGGGATTGCCGCGTCTACGTGTCAGCACGGAGTCTGGCACATGCCACAGTAATTAAAAATGAGATCCAGGAGGGCACACTCTGTACGTGCCAGCAAATGAAGACAATGTCCCTGAACACAAAATCTTACAGCTTCGGTAGCATCCTTTCTACCTGCACCGGGATACAGAGGGCCACGTTCTAATTACGGGGCCGATGTAGCACAGTCAGTTCTAAATACGCATCTGGCTGCAGGCAACATGGAGTTTGGACACGATCTACATTTGCTAGCAAGATCGCTGAAACAGCCAAACTCATCCTGGACAACCCACGCCGGAGGGCGCTGCCAGGGTGAGCTGGCAGACATGCGTTAGTCATTGCACCGTGGGTCTGCTTTGGTGCATCTGCCTAGcactgctgctgggggcacaACGCTGCCTTCATGTGAGCCGAGCACTGCCCCAAAATATCGTGCCTCGTCCCATGCACAAGGCAGTCTTTAGACATCCAGCATGAGTGACATTACCTAGGGGAGGAGAACATGAGCAAACGGGGCCACCGCCGTGCCATTCTCCTCCACCGCGCACGGAGGGAAAGGTGCAGTTCTCCTGCACGGGCATGGAGAGGTGGGTTTTGTTCAAAATACACCAGTCGCAAGACTGAAGTCTTCTGGTGTCTGTGCCCCAGGTCTACTGGCAGCAACCCTGTAAAACTCCCTGCTTGTTCAGCCATGATGATTTACGAGCTTTTGCAGTTTGCCGACATGCCAGCGTCTCCTTTCTGCTGGATCTTCTTGTCAGGAGTGGATCGATGGCTAAGCAGCAGAGCCAAGGATATGTCCCGTGCCTGGGACCCAGAAGGCAGCAGACCCCAAAGGGTACAGCGTGAGGTTGCATAGCAGCTGTTTTGTCTTGGCCTGTGTTTTAGACAGGCAAAGTGTGACAAACACACTTTTTGTAGGGCCCTCTCTCTCAGACACCGCGGTGCACCATAGCTTTAGCAGTATTTTGGCGGCAGGCTCCATTGCCCTGCAAGGTTCAGCGCGTGATGACAGCTTTGAGCTGTGAAAGTGACAGCTGCCGTCCAGTTCTTGTCACCGAGGGCAGTGACGAGGCCTGGGAGAGGTCGGGAGGGCAGCGTGCACGCAGCAACAGGTGGCACAAGGAACCGCCAGATTTGGGACTGTCCCtgcccaggggctgcctgcctgcgCTGGCTATGCCCGCCTGCAACACGGGTGACCGACCATATGCCCCTAGTCAGAGGCTGCTGGGTCGGGAGTCCTGGGGTGTGTACAACCCAAGGCTCAGCCTGTCAGAAGCCAAGTGCACACCTTGCTCACCCCGGGTCCAGTGGAGCGGGGTGCCAGGTGAGGACGGGTGGGACCATCCTGCAGAAGCACTCACATGGTTTCGGGGCCATTTAAcaccccatgcagctgctgcagccagggctgggatctccATCTCATTGCCCAGAGAGGGGCTTGTGCCCACCCGGCAAGCTGTAGGGGGGTCATGCTCACAACAGTCCCTCCATGGGGCGCCCCTGAGCGGGGAATGGCAAagcaggagctggcagcaccaggccaggagctCCAAACCATCCAAGCCAGTGCCATGTGCGCAGGCTGAAGCACAACGAATGCAGCGCTCAGGGccaagccctgggagcagggcccaactCTCCATGGGCCACCAGCCGCCCGGGCCCTAGCGCCAAAGCAGCAGTCGTGCCATCTGCAAGTGCTGCCTGCCGGCTGCAGCAGCCAAGAAACAGAGGACGAAACAGCAAGAAACAGAAACGGGGCCAGGCCAGGAGCGCTGACTCCAAGGGGCAAACCCCTCGGATACCCCAGCCTGCAGGGACACGTGGGGCATGCAGTGAGGGGTTTGCACCCGCGTGGACATCCCCAGCCAGCAGAGATGAGGCCCTACATGTAGGCAGTGCTGTGTCTCCTGCTGGAAAGGTCCTGAAGATTGCAGTGATGACCCAAGTCACCAgaacaggagcagcccaggccaCACCAGACCAGACCTGCCTCGATGAGCGCTGGGAGCAGGCAGTGACACCCTCTGCAAGAGGCGCCCTTCCAACTTCAGCATCGCTCCAGCCCTGAATCACAGACGAgggctgaagggagctcaggaggccacatccagtccaaccccctgctctgagcaggaccagccccaactacatcatcccagccaaggctttgtcaagccaggtcttcaaaacctccaaagatgcagattccccaacctctctggggagcctgctccagcgcttctccaccctcctagggagaaagtttttcctaatatccaacctcaacttcccttgctgcagcttgagcccattgctccttgtcctgtcatctgcaccactgagaccagtccagctccatcctctttgcagcccccctgcagggaggtgacggctgctattcaatccccctcggtcttctcttctgcagactcaatcagcccatttccctcagcctctcctcaccagtcctgacCCCCAGCCTacaaccattttccttgccctccgctggactttctacgtgtctacatcctttctgcagtggggacccacagctggacacaggactccagatgtggcctccccagtgctaaaccctgtgtccagctttgggaaTCCCACACCCGGCGTCACCACTGCCCTCGGAGCAAGCCCCCCCGGGGCAGGCCTTCCAGGGGCATGGATCTGTGCATCAGAAAGGCTGCTTTTTTTCTCCCACCACCTGTTGGGAAATGCAAGCCTTAGGTCTGGCCTGCAGCAAGGCCTGGGGGCTCAGTCCTTCCTGGTTTTCAACATGGGGGCAGTGGCCAGCGAAGGAAGGGGGGAtgctcccagagctgcaaagcagctGTGCTCTGCATGTCCCTCCTGCACGACCGCCCGCTGAAGGGCTCTTTCCTCCACCACTGTCAAATCATCCCGTGCGCAGACTGGCGGGGCTCGTCTCCACCCCAGGGTTGTTTTAAATATTCCTGCTAAGGCCTCCAGTCTGTCATCAATTATACGGGCCTTCCCCACCAGGGCTAGGCGGAAAAGGATCGCTAGCTGCCACTTCCCTGATTCAGCCTCTTGATCTCTTCTTTACTAAAGTGTGTCCAAGcctctcactggctgcagcatgtgCCAAGTCCTGCTCATCTGGACCCAGACacgctgaaggctgctatttgcGTTTAAGTCCAAAGTCATGTTGCTGAATCAAAGGAAACCCAGATTTGTTCCTTTCTGTAGTTTAAcacatgcctccctccctcttttcttttctccttttcttttttttcctttgtagcgGGGCTGGCTGTGTACACAAGTGTCCGCAGGGATGAGAGCTTTTGCATTGGTGAGATCTGCAAACATGTCTCCTCTTTCCTGGACTTTATTTTTCTCACGGTCTCTGAAAAGGCAAGATCAGGTGATATGTGTGGGATTGGCTCTGCACAGGTGCAGATCAGgtactggaggaggaggaggaggaggaggaggaggaaaaacatTGCTGTGTGTActcaaaaagcaaaagaaaaagaaaaaaaaaaggctctgaaTAGGCCAAGGCTAGTTCTTGGCAGGGTGACTCAGGCTTAACTGGCAGACGATGGGAATAGGAGTGTGAGAAAGTCAGTCAAgcagagggggggggaaaaaaggctcaAGTCCTcaggcaaaatattttttgaagctAACCCCACAAAACCTCCCAGCTAAGGCTGGAAGCCACGAAGGGGAAGCAGCCCCGTCCCCGCCGAGGGCGGACGCTTCCCGGAGCGTGCCCGAGCACCGGCTTCTTGGCTGGTTATAAAGTAAACACTGAAGCATGCGAAGCAGCAAAGCGTTTGCTGATGAGAGCAAACGGAGAGGAGCCGCTGGCCTCGGTCACCGCCGCGGGTGCCAGGAATCCACCGCCGGAGGATCCGCTGCTTCCTCTCCAGATgaaccagcccagctgggcccgATCCTGCCCACCTCCATGCTGGTGCAGGCCTTGGAGCCGGTGGCGTGACACCAGGTGACTGTCGGGACAATCCAGCCCCCGACCCGAGCGGTGCAGGGGACCCTGGCTGGAGATATGTGGGCACAAGCAGCAccctggcagaggggcaggggagggggcacctctgcaaccctcttccccacacagcccagcatCAGGGTGACCTTTAAGGCTGCCAGGACCCAACTCCCCTGCCATTCAtgaccaggtttttttttttggtgcctgTCACTCCACGTCGACAAAAGCTGCATTGTTCCTTCCAGCCGGAAAACATGACCGGGCTCGGCCTGCTTGCAGCGTGTGAAGATGTTTCCCGCAGACCAGCCCcggggcaggggccagcaacctCCATCCTCATTTCGTCGGCGCTCGCTTCTCCAAGCCACATGAGCCTCAAAAGGGTAAACAGCCCAGTGCAAACAACGGCACGATCCTGTCCTGACAGATGAGTTAATTACCTGCAAAATAAGAATTTTCCGACCAGTCTCTCGGCCTCCTCTCACGGCAAGGAGCAGTCATCTCTGCCCATGCTGAAGCGGTTGATGGTGCTGTCCTGGCCCTGCTTTCGTCCCATCGCCGCGGGACGATGgccctgcttgcaagcaacaggCTGTGCTCTCCCAGGGGGGAAAGGCCTGTTGGGTTAGGAAGCCTTGGAAGGGCCTGAGCCAGTTGCCCTGCACCCCCAGGTACTTCGGGGGGGatgagcagcacccagcaccttgACAGACCAGACCCCAAATGCTGCGGCCCTCCAGAATAGACGCGGTAGCCATAAGGGGAGAGTCCGAGGCGAGCGGGGCTCAAGCAGTGTTGCTCGAGCTGTTTAGGCTGGGGGACCCCTCGCTCGGCTGCAGCAGAGCGCCAGCTCCTAGTGCGCGCTCCACGTCGGACCGAGTCCCCGAGCGATCGGAAAGCCCCGGGCACCTGGCCACACGCTGGATCCCGCGGAAACCTGGGCAGTCGTGTTCGCACACCTCGCCCTGCCCGCCACCTTGTCACCGACACGtagagaagcggggctggaggggagctccagaggtcacatccagtccggCCCCCGGctcgaggcaggaccagccccgtgcaaaccagcccagacaaaccatcTGTCAACACAGACCTGCTCCCACCAAACCTCCTCCacgaccaccccaggccccaggccgaggctgtgtccctgctgcagaggaaagcaagcCCCTCCCCAGTCCGGACCAGTGTCACCAGGGGGTACAaacccttcctgaccccaaatacagcaCCAGGCTGACCCTGAGCGCGGCGGCAAGACCCCCAGCCAGGACCAGCGgagccctgccccggccctgccccccgACACATGGAGCAGCAAGGCCCGGGAGCGGGGACACCCCCACCCCGTGTCCGTGCACGCCGggaccctgcagcccagctccagcctggccccgcgGCCGGCGCGCGGGGGAGTGGTTTTCCCAGGCTCGGGCGGCAGCTGCTCCCGCCGCCCGCGGAGCCTCCTCCCGGCACgtgccccggccccgccgccgccccgctAATGACCCCCCGCCGGCCCCGGGGGGGCCGGCGCGGCAAGGGTTAACCCCGGCCTCGCACGGACGcgccggcccgcggggccccgaGCCCATTGGGCGGCGGGCAGCCAATGGGGGGGCGCCGCTCGCGTGCCCCCCGCGCCCATTGGCGGAAAGTGACTGTGGGAAAGAAAGTTTGGGAAGTTTCACACGAGCCGCGCGCGTGCGGCCGCGATATAAGACCCGCGCGCGGCTGCGCCCGCCGCactccgcccgcccgcccgcacccTGCCCCGCACCATGCCCGCGGACCTCGCCGGCAAGAGCTCCGCGTCGCCCGTGGCCGCCGCCCCCGCCAGCGGCAGCGCCACGCCGGACAAGCCCAAGACGGCGGCGGAGCAGCGCAAGGTAAGtgcggctgcccctgcccctgcccctgccccacctcctgccccggCGCCGGCGCCGGCCCCTGCCCCTCATGCCGCCCGGCTCTTGCAGTCGTCCAAGCCCATCATGGAGAAGCGGCGCCGGGCGCGCATCAAcgagagcctgggccagctgaagGCGCTGATCCTGGACGCGCTGAAGAAAGACGtgagtgcccccccccgccccctccccgccgcccgcggcccccggcccggccccgcgctcaCGGCTGCCACCCCGCAGAGCTCGCGGCACTCCAAGCTGGAGAAGGCGGACATCCTGGAGATGACTGTGAAGCACCTCCGGAGCCTGCAGCGGGCGCAGATGACCGGTGAGCGGGTCCCGCAGCCCGGGGGGGAGCGGGGTGGCGGCGGGAGACCCTTTTCTAACTGCCCCCTGCTCCTAGCCGCGCTGCACACGGACCCCGCGGTGCTGGGCAAGTACCGCGCCGGCTTCGGCGAGTGCATGAGCGAGGTGACCCGCTTCCTCTCCACCTGCGAGGGGGTCAGCAGCGAGGTGCGCACGCGGCTGCTGGGCCACCTGGCCAACTGCATGACCCAGATCCACGCCGTGAACTACCCCCCGCCGCCACCACCGCCGCCTCCCCCGCTGCCCGCCGCCTTCGGCCAGCCGCTGGCGCAGCTCCCCGGCGGCGCGGCGCCCCTGGGCGGCATGCCCTGCAAGCTGGGCAGCGCCGCGGGGGAGCCCGCCAAGGTCTACGGCGGCTTCCAGCTGGTGCCGGCGCCCGACGGCCACTTCGCCTTCCTCATCCCCAGCACGGCCTTCGCGCCTAGCGGTGCCCTCGTCCCCCTCTACGCCAGCGGCCCCGGAGCGCCACCGCCGCCGCGGCCGCCCTCCACGGCGCCCCCCGGCCCGGCAGACTCGGTGTGGAGGCCCTGGTGAGCCTCGCTGCCGGCACCGGGGCTCGGACTGAGACTGGGACTGAGACTGCTCCAGGAGGGGCACGCGTGGGGCCGCCTCTGTGCATAGCGCCCTGTTCCCGTGGGATTGTGCCTTGGCCAAGCTAGAGCGGAGCCCGGCGTCTCGCctgctcttttgttttgttcttttttttgaaTGTGACACCAAAgatctgttttttctttctgatgCTCTTTGACAAATAAACGCCCGCCTTCCTCTGTGGAGGGAGCGGGGAAAGACGGAGACCGGTGCCTGCTGCTGCGTGTGCCCCggctcctgcagggctggggctggcccgcCTGGAAGATGCAGTCCCTGCTGCGGTAGCAGCGTTTTGCTCAGACCCACGGACCAGGAGCTCCTCTTTTTCGAAAGCGCGGACAGCATCCTCACCCAaagtcccagccccatccctggggagaagcagtgggagCCACTGCAGCTGTGGAAAGGACAAACCTGCCTCCCCCGGGCTGCGGCATGACCCCGAGCGGTGCCACCACGGTCACCGCACCCAGAACCATAACCTTGCTGCGTGGCCAGCCAAACCTGCGCCGCTGACTGCCAGGCGTGGGCCTCTGAGCCACCTCACCCAAGGAGCCCCGAGGGTCAGAGTCCCGCCTGATAAGGAGCCTGAGGCCAGCCGGGATGATTAACACCGGGCACGTGTTTCTGATAAGGCAGCGTTTCCCCAGCCCCGGTGCAGAAAGCACGTGGTGTGGGAGGAACAGCGGTGCTGTGCTGTGCCCATGACCCTCCGATCCATGCCCCGGCAGGCAGTGACCCCTTTGACTTGGTCATGCCCCATTTCCAGGGGAGCCCCAGATAGCGGCAGGCTCAGGTTTCAGCTCCAACAAGCTCTAGCTCACAGTGGACTGTGCTCAGCCACGCCGGGACCCGCCGGGAACGCCAGCCAGACCCGCTGCAAAGACTTGTTGGATTGCATCCGGAGCAGCCAGGTGCTCAACTGCGTCCAGGTGCTACGAGGAGGGCAAGAGGGGCAGATCCAGCCTCCAATGTGGGGGACTCGCATGTATGCTCCAGcatcccacccttcctggacctgggggtggggggtatatGGGATACTACATCCAGTTCCCACAACACTTCCAAGGGGGAGAAATAGAAGAGCCCCAGGAGCTGTGCTCAGCCCCCCCCAGAGCTGATGTGGTGACCCCCAGAGCGAAGCACAGCCATCGCTGGCCCCTGCAAAAAACTCCTGCACTAGGGCCTGGGGCTCTGCGCggtctcctgctgcagctcccgTGTGCCCTGGCACggtgcaggcagcacccaccgcCCGGGCCCAGCTGTTATCTGCCCCCCCTGGGTTGGGAGGAGGGGGTCTCCCCCACATCTGCACTGGCAGACTTTTTCCTGGGCTCCagggcactgctgctggcttgcaCTGCAGCCCCCAGGCAGGAGCGACgtgcccccttgccccctgcagccacaggcttTCAGCCCTTCCCTTGCGAAAGACTTAATGCAATCAGGGGCTCGGCAACAGAGCCGTGGTCTTGGGTCAGCTTTGTAAGGTCTGTTGCCTTTCAGCCGGGCTGAGGTTGCCGTGTTATCGCCGTACGGCAGTGGCCTCTGCTGGAAAGGCTACGCACTGCCCCGGTTTAATCCAGGCTGATTGTCCTGCAGCCCGACTGCCTCAAACCAGGCAGCTTTAATCATTTTTTTACACAGCAGCTAGTCTCAACGGGCAGGGCACAGTGTTAATGGGGATTCTTCAAGGAGCGTGTATCGCTGTAGCCTCCCTGGATAAAACTGTCTGTCCTGGGATCGCTTGGGATCGCTTGGTCCTCTGCTTTTCCTCTGAGAAAAGAACAAGCCCTTCCTGCCAGCAGACAATGCAGGATGCTCCAGCTGTGCACAAGCAGCTTTCTCACCTCCCAGATGAGCTCTCGGGCAGGGTCccgcagcaccccagggtgccttgagagcgTGTCAAGGGTGctgcacagtgttagcactgccacattgcaaacacaattcacaagatcaaggcagagatttcaaagaggaaggCAGTGTCACAAACatgctgccctgctgtgggctttctgaggtctttgcagctGAAAAATCgctctattattttattttagtaaaaaaaatgagtgaaaaccagGAGCTGGTATTTCccgaggtggggaaggggggccttAAGTCTCTCAAGGGGTGTCTCAAGTGCACGGAGCGGGGCCCCGAGTGAGAGCCACAGCCGAATGCTGGACTCGCTGCATATCTTTGAGCCCAGTTGAGACTGGTGTTGCTCACTGGCTCATGATGTATGCTGAGGTTGTGGGGCAGAGCGGTGCACACGGTAACTTCTACCTGCCCACTGAACCCCAGGCTCGCAGCTGAGGGGTCCCCCGGAGCGCAGCTGATGCATATCCAGTAGGGACCCCGGTGCCTTGTCCAGGTCCCTGAGCCCCGCGTCCCTGTGGAAACAGCGAGAGGAGGAGAGCAGTCAGGAGAAGCACAGCAAGAACAAGCCTGCCTGGTGGCCccggagccggggctggggtgaaaGCCCAGGCAGGACGTCTGCAGGAGAGTGCTTACGGTTGGCTTTCACATGGGAGGAGGAGGACGCGGCCTCCGCAGGCCAGGGGCTGACGACCGGTGTGCCTgagctgcccctgggctgtggcctgAGCTGGCTCTTTGGGGGCTTGCAGGGAAGGCTTGCACATGAGCCAGATCCACTGGGCATCGTGGGGGCCCTGACACCCGGCCCCGCATGAGCAACCCCTATTGAAGCCCTGTGTGTCCAGGGAAAAGGAGAAGACccaaccttcccccacccccacacacacactgccagccccctgcccagctgcgtTCGGCAGGCCAGTGCCTCCCCGCTTCCCCGGGTCCGGGGGTGGTCGGTGTGCCCAGGCGGCACGTGCAAAGCTGGGCATGCGTGTACGGGAGTGAGACCCGGCGGGAGCCCAGCAGGCTGGGATTGCCTTAAGCCCCTGAAGGGAAGCACAGTGTAGATGTGACTGGGGGCTACCCCCGGGCtaagggcaggagccagcccctcctgcacGGCTGGCAATGAGTCCAGGACACGCACCGGGGAGCaagtcctggggcaggggcctgggctcaGCCCCGTGCCGGAGCCAAGGCAGGCTCAGCCGCCACGCTGGTTCCTGGCAGGAAACGACTTGCTCCCGGCAGAGCGCAGGGGCCTGCGGGGTCGTGAGAACGGCGCagcgcggcgggcgggcgggcggccaGGGAGCGGCTCCGGCACACGcgccctcccgcccgcccgcccgacGAACTGCAGCCCTCGCTCCCACAGGGATGGTGTCTGGGCGGCTTCTCCGCCTCACCCTGGGCCAAGGCTGCTgcgaggggctggggcctgtTCCCAGCCAGCACGGCCCTGCGGGGCAAGCGGGGCTCCCACTGCACAGGTGtgggggagcccagagcccctCGAGGGGGTTGAGGGCAGCAGCGTGCCAGTCCCTCCACCCTCAGCAGGCACGTCCTGCACACACATGCGAATGCACAGGGATGTAGTGGAGACACACTCatcctgcccccttccaccccagcCTGCGTCAGGGGGTGAGCACGGTGCCTGCGGCCCGATGCAatgggtgcaggcagcagcaagcTGCGCTCGCCTGAGCCCtgcacttccctgcctgccatgCAGGCCTGGCTTGAGAGAAGAGCTGCATTGCTgtcaggagctgggctgggagtgcaggggcagCTCTGCGCAGCACGTTTGTACAGCCCTGCAAAGGGCAAAGGGATGCCCACCTGGCACCGGTGTGAAGTGACTCCAGATGTGGGCCTGTCTCGGTGCATCCTACTCGCAGCGGCGCTGgacctggggctgaggctgccaAAGCAGTTCCTGCATGCAAAGGGACCAGCAACATCTGCCGCCTGCACCTGGAGCCGGCTGGGTCTCCAGGACCGGTTCTGGGACGAGaccaggagccagggctgggccggTGTTCCCGTGCAGGCCCCGACGTCGTGGGAAGGGCTCCAGGGGTGAGAGCAGTGCTAGTTGCTCCAGCAGGAGCAGGAAAGCAGCTCCCTCGCTCCCCGCAACAGCTTGTAACCATCCATCACGGCCTGTCATCAGCTCCACGGTGAGGGGGCCGcgtccttcctcttccctcctcgGGGCTGCTGCGGCTCCGCGTGCTAAGTGGCCGTGGTAAGTGCTCACACGCGGTGCAGCACCCCGGCTTCGGAGGAAACGAATGCACTTAGAGACGCTGGGCTTTGCAGACCGGACGGCAAGGCTAGCCCCGGGCAGCCTGCTGGAGCGGGCTCTCGGCTCTGCTCCCCCTTCCTAGGAGGCAGAGCATCCCCCTTGGTGCTGGCTCCGAGCCTGGCTCATCCCAGCCACACAcagacagacccctggggcagCAGCCGCAGCAAAGACCGCAGCCTCCCACAGCTCGGCTGCTGGACCAGCCCCTCGGGCCCCACCGCGTGCAACAAGCCCGGCAAAGGAGCATCTGAGGAGCCTGCATCCCGCCTGGGGCCCTTTTCCCTGTTAAATCCTGGCTGCAAGCAGACGATGCGTATTAGCAAGGCCTGAACATGTGGCTGCCCAGCCCCGAGCAAGGTCGGGGGGAGCAGGAGCCGTGTGCCCGTCTCCTTTGCTCCCTCGCACTACATTGGCACCGATGCCCTATGGGGTCTGCAGCCACGAGCCAAGGGGGAAGACTGCCCAGAGCCACCCCCATGCTTCCTGCTGCCTCGGTCCAAACACAAGCCCTGGGGCTCCCACTGCGAGCCACCTCCATACAAGCGACCCTGCTGCATTGCCTGGCGTGCCGGAGATGCTCCCTTTTCCCGGGGGTCACTCTCAGCCTGTGTCTGCATACatgtcccctgctgccctccctgccctgcagcgcCCGGGGGGCTGGGCAAGGTCTGAGCACCCTGCACACTCGCTGTGGTCCAGCCCCGGGACAGAGATGTGCAGGAtgcctgtggggagggcagagcctggTTTGGTTGCTATCTCCTTGCtatctcca
Coding sequences:
- the HES1 gene encoding transcription factor HES-1 isoform X2; translation: MPADLAGKSSASPVAAAPASGSATPDKPKTAAEQRKSSKPIMEKRRRARINESLGQLKALILDALKKDSSRHSKLEKADILEMTVKHLRSLQRAQMTAALHTDPAVLGKYRAGFGECMSEVTRFLSTCEGVSSEVRTRLLGHLANCMTQIHAVNYPPPPPPPPPPLPAAFGQPLAQLPGGAAPLGGMPCKLGSAAGEPAKVYGGFQLVPAPDGHFAFLIPSTAFAPSGALVPLYASGPGAPPPPRPPSTAPPGPADSVWRPW
- the HES1 gene encoding transcription factor HES-1 isoform X1 — its product is MPADLAGKSSASPVAAAPASGSATPDKPKTAAEQRKVSAAAPAPAPAPPPAPAPAPAPAPHAARLLQSSKPIMEKRRRARINESLGQLKALILDALKKDSSRHSKLEKADILEMTVKHLRSLQRAQMTAALHTDPAVLGKYRAGFGECMSEVTRFLSTCEGVSSEVRTRLLGHLANCMTQIHAVNYPPPPPPPPPPLPAAFGQPLAQLPGGAAPLGGMPCKLGSAAGEPAKVYGGFQLVPAPDGHFAFLIPSTAFAPSGALVPLYASGPGAPPPPRPPSTAPPGPADSVWRPW